The Juglans microcarpa x Juglans regia isolate MS1-56 chromosome 2S, Jm3101_v1.0, whole genome shotgun sequence genome has a window encoding:
- the LOC121251861 gene encoding uncharacterized protein LOC121251861 codes for MVKVKPFSRNTRLKNHSDEPLKVAVTVDSRFQSDDISLIIEPGEHRYMCYADLGIEYNGGRLVEVFFYIGDRQMKPILTSQIRDHEKIIFFKREDGTIAHNLIKGCMIKMNGIVISVKGAVKKIKSLLM; via the exons ATGGTGAAAGTGAAACCTTTCTCGAGAAACACCAGACTCAAGAACCATTCTGACGAACCACTGAAGGTTGCTGTGACAGTGGATAGCAGATTTCAATCGGATGACATATCTCTAATAATCGAACCGGGTGAGCACAGGTACATGTGCTACGCCGATTTGGGGATTGAATACAATGGTGGACGTCTGGTAGAAGTGTTTTTTTACATCGGAGACCGGCAGATGAAACCTATACTGACATCGCAGATAAGGGATCATGAGAAAATCATATTCTTCAAACGAGAGGATGGAACCATCGCCCACAATCTAATCAAGGGGTGTATGATCAAGATGAACGG GATAGTTATCTCGGTGAAAGGCGCGGTGAAAAAGATCAAGTCATTGCTGATGTAG